The Alysiella filiformis sequence CAATAATTCAATTTCTTTGTCTTTTTGTAACAGCATTTCTTTGCAATGAGCCAATTTCAATTTCAGGTTTTCATTTTCCAAAATCAAACTGTCGCTGCTTGAATAAAAATTGGCACTGTGGTCGCCATTGTTGTCGTTGGCATTCACAATAAAAACCATACCTTGTTGAGAAATCAATTCTTCCATACTAATATTAAAAATTTGTGCAATTTGATTTAATTTTTCAAAATCCAATTTGCTTTCTCCACGTTCAATTTTGGAATATGAACTTGTGGCAATGCCCATTTTTTCAGCCATGTCTTCTTGTGTCCATTGGTAAATTTCACGAATAGAGCGGATTTTATCTTGTACTTTCATATTTAAGCCTTAAACCATTTACTCAGTTAGAAATATTTTTAATGGTAAAAAATTGACTATAAAAAGTCAAGTTTCACTGTGGAAAAGAAACATTTATTCTCGCTAAAATAATAACTTATTGAGTTAATCGACATTTTGTTTTTTTAGAAAGACCACCCCTAGCTCATCAATTATTTTAGTCAATAGGAGAATTAATTATGTTTATTTTAAGATTACTGTCAGCAGGTATCGCGTATGTTTGTTCAATAGCCATGATGTGGCTGGCATTTTTTTATAAATTACCTTTATCTATGTTATTTCATATGGATCAATTCCAAATGATGGGTACCATTTTTGCTATTGCCGCATTTATTAAAGTAAAAATTGGCGGTGCTATTGTATGTTCCATGCTGTTATGCGGGCTTATTCGTATGATGTTATCAAGCTAACCAATAAAAATTCAGGCAGCCCGAAAGCCAGTTTCCCCACTTTCAGGCTGCCTGAATTTCACATCAAATCACCAATCAAGATGAAACCACTTCACTTGCCTTTTTGCGTGTCAAACGGCGGCGCAATGCCAAGCCAGCCACACCAATCCCTATCCACCAAGCTGATGAAACATACATATCCGAGCTGCTGAAAAATGCCGCTTGTTTGTTTGCTTTTTCCTGCGCCATTTTTGCCAAATCCGCATAGGCAATTAAAGATTGATTGTCTTTTTTCACATCATAGGTCAAATTGTTGTCCGAATCATCGTATTGCACCGTCAAAGTACCATCTAACATGGCTTCCACCTGATTTTTGGGAATGGTTTTATCTAAGCGCAATTGAATGATTTTTCCAGATTGTTCTTTCAAATCAATTTCATAAAAAACTTCTTTACTGTCTATACCCCTGCGGCGTTTGGTTTCCAAAGTAACCTCGCGCCCTTCAACGGCTTGACCACTGGCGGTTTTCAGTTCATTTTGCGCGGGAATGCCACCACCTGTTTCGGCTTTATTGGCAAAAAACAAAGCCAATGCCAACAAACCAATTCCCATTACCAAAAACAAATATGAAATCCCCGCCAAAGCCTTCATCAAAATATTTTTCATGTGCAACTCGCTGTGATTGATTTTGAATAAAAATATTAAAATAACACAGTATTGCCAGCAACCTTGTGTGCTGTATGTACACAAGGTTGCTGTCGCCTTGTCTTATTTCAATTTGAAACGAACATCAATGATTTATTTTGCGTATTTTTGTTGCAAATTCATCATTAAATTGTTTAAATTTTGTGCGTCTGTCATTGCAGCCTGTGCTTTGCTTTCCAATTCTGCTTTCATGCTGGGGTCGGGTTTTTCAACCATTTTGATGGTAAATTCCAACATATCAATTTGATTTTTAAAATTCTTTTGAAATAATGCTTTTAACTCTTGCGATTCTGCTTGTTGCGTGTTAATGCCGTCCAATTCTTTCAAAAATGCTTCAACTTGGCTGATTTGTTTTTGAGAATGCTCTTTAACCACAGTTGCCATTTTGCTTTTCATTTCGGCATCATTGGGATTGGCTGCTTGAATTTCTTGGGTTTTTTGTGCCACTTCTTGTTGTATATCGTTTAATTTTTTGGTTGAACCTTCATACCAAGTAAACAATTGTTGCAATTCGGCTTTGGCTTGTTCTGGATTGGCTGCTGCTGGTTTTTGCTCGGCTTGCGGTGCAGAAGTGGCAACGGGTGCAGCAGTGGATTCGGGGGCTTTTTGTGCGCTTTCGCCACCACAAGCGGTTAAGGAAAAAGCAGACAAGGCAATTAAGGCGGAGAATAAAATTTTGGCTTTCATGTGCAAAACACTTTCTTTTAAGTTGTTGATAAAATCAATAATTAACATTATATCACAAAAAAAATCAATATTTTAAAATAAAAATATTTCAGGCAGCCTGAAACTTTATTTTTCAATCATTGGGCTATTTTGCCATTCTTCCAAACTGAATTGCCGTTTTTGCATGATTTCTTCCACTTTATCCGCATCAAAACCAGCAGCCAACATTTCATTTTTCATCTCTTCCATGCGTTTTTTAAACGCCAATCTTGCCGCTTGCACACCGTCCACAATAAATTGTGCGTTAAAATCATCTTTTAATTCATAGAATTGAATATTACTCGCACAAGTGTAAAACCATTCAAAACGTGCCGCCACTTCCTGCAATGCCAATGTGCCATGCGCTTGTTTAATCCCCACATCTGACAAATAAACCGTGCCTTGAATGTTGTTAAAGCCATGTCGTTTCAAAATGCGTTGAATATCAGCGTAAGCATTGCGCCAACTTGGATTGTGGTAGTTTTCTTCCAAACAATGTGTGTCCATATCAAAGACAATTAAGGTTCTGTCCATTTTAAATATTATCCTTTCAATTCAATTATTAAAGCAGCCTGAAAGCCAGTTTCCCCACTTTCAGGCTGCCTGAATTTCACATCAAATCGCCAATCAAGCCAATTTCTTCAAACGCGCATGCAATTCTTGTACGCTGAAAATATTGATTTGATTCAACGATTTCACACCTTCGCTCATCGCTTCGCCACCTGCAATCGTGGTGTATTGTGGCACACGCGCGGTTAAGGCATCGCGGCGAATGCTGTGGCTGTCGGCAATTTCTTGCGGTTGCGCGTTCACGGTATTGACCACCAGCGCGATTTCGCCATTTTTAATCATGTCCACAATATGTGGACGACCTTCGCGCACCTTGTTTACGGTTTGGGCGATGATGCCGTTTTCCGCCAAGAATTTTGCCGTGCCGCGTGTGGCGCACAAACCGTATCCCAAAGCCTGAAAGTTTTTGGCTGTCTGTAAAATCAAAGGTTTGTCTTCGTTTTTCACGGCTAAAAACACTTTGCCTGTGGTGGGCATGCGTTCGCCCGCGCCCAACTGCGCTTTCAAATACGCCTCGCCAAAGGTTTCCGCCACGCCCATCACTTCGCCTGTGGAACGCATTTCAGGGCCCAAAATCGTGTCCACACCGGGGAATTTGATGAAGGGGAACACCGCCTCTTTCACAGAATAGAAATCGGGAATGACTTCCTTGCTAATGCCTTGTTCTTGCAAGGAAATGCCTGCCATTGCGCGTGCGCCCACTTTTGCCCACGCCACGCCTGTGGCTTTGGAAACAAACGGCACGGTGCGGCTGGCGCGCGGATTGACTTCCAGCACAAACACCACGCCATCTTGCACCGCAAATTGCACGTTCATCAAGCCGACCACACCCAGCGCAAACGCCATTGCTTTGGTTTGGCGGCGAATTTCATCTTGAATTTCAATGCTCAACGAATACGGTGGCAGCGAACAAGCCGAGTCGCCCGAGTGAATGCCTGCCTGCTCAATGTGCTGCATGATGCCGCCAATCACGACTTCTTTGCCGTCTGAAACGCAATCCACGTCCACTTCAATCGCGTTGTTCAAGAAAAAGTCCAGCAAAACGGGGCTGTCTTCGGAAACTTGCACCGCTTCACGCATATAAGTTTGCAATTGTTCAGGCGAATGAACCACTTGCATGGCGCGACCGCCCAAAACATAAGACGGACGAACCACCAAGGGATAGCTAATTTCTTCTGCCAAAACAAGGGCTTCGTTTTCATTACGCGCGGTGCGGTTGGGCGGTTGGCGCAAACCCAATTCGTTCAACACTTTTTGGAAACGTTCACGATCTTCTGCTGCGTCAATCGCATCTGCCGATGTGCCGATGATGTTCACGCCATTTTCAACCAGCGCGTTGGCAAGTTTCAGGGGCGTTTGTCCGCCATAATGCACAATCACGCCAAATGGGTTTTCGGTGCGAACGATTTCCAACACGTCTTCCAGCGTAAGTGGTTCAAAATAAAGGCGGTCTGATGTGTCAAAATCGGTGGAAACGGTTTCTGGGTTGCAGTTCACCATAATGGTTTCAAAACCGCTTTCGCGCAATGCCAACGAGGCGTGTACGCAGCAATAGTCAAATTCAATGCCTTGACCAATGCGGTTGGGACCTCCGCCTAAAATCATGATTTTTTTGTTGTTTGTGGGGCGTGATTCGCATTCTTCTTCGTAAGTGGAATACAAATAAGCCGTGTCGCTGGCAAATTCTGCCGCGCAAGTGTCCACACGTTTGTAAACGGGGTGCAAATTGAGCGCGTAGCGGTGTTCGCGGACTTGTTTTTCAGGCAGCCCCAATAATTGGGCAATGCGTTTGTCGGCAAAACCTTTGCGTTTCAAACGGCGCAAAGTGGCATAATCCAAATCGTTCAGGCTGCCTGAAACGATTTTTTGCTCTTCCAAAACAATATCTTGAATTTGTGCCAAAAACCATTTGTCAATCTCACACACTTCATGCACTTCGTCCAAACTCATGCCAATGCGGAAAGCGTCCGCCACAAAAAGCATGCGTTCGCCACGCGGATTGGCGAGTTCGCGGCGGATTTCGTCTTCATCGGCAGAACGCGGATTGAATCCACACAAACCCGTTTCCAAACCGCGCAAGGCTTTTTGGAACGATTCTTGAATGGTGCGCCCCATTGCCATCACTTCGCCCACCGATTTCATTTGCGTGGTCAAATGGTCGTCTGCGGTGGGGAATTTTTCAAAGGCAAAACGCGGAATTTTGGTAACCACATAGTCAATGCTCGGCTCAAAAGAGGCTGGCGTGCGACCACCTGTGATGTCGTTGCGGAGTTCGTCCAGCGTGTAGCCGACCGCCAATTTTGCCGCCACTTTCGCAATCGGAAAGCCAGTCGCCTTACTCGCCAAGGCGGACGAACGCGACACGCGCGGATTCATTTCAATCACAATCATTTCGCCATTGGCAGGGTTTACCGCAAATTGCACGTTGGAGCCACCAGTGTCCACGCCAATTTCGCGCAACACGGCTAAACTGGCGTTGCGCATGATTTGGTACTCTTTGTCGGTCAAAGTTTGCGCTGGGGCAACGGTAATGCTGTCGCCTGTGTGCACGCCCATCGGGTCAAAGTTTTCAATGGAGCAGACGATGATGCAGTTGTCGTTTTTGTCGCGCACGACTTCCATTTCGTATTCTTTCCAGCCCAAAACGGATTGTTCAATCAACAATTCATGGGTGGGCGATGCGTCAAAACCGCGCTCGCAAATGGCGACAAATTCATCTTTATTGTAGGCAATGCCGCCGCCCGAACCACCCATTGTGAAAGACGGGCGAATCAGGGTGGGAAAGCCCACTTCTTCTTGGGCGCGCAGGGCTTCATTCATGGTGTGGCAAATGAAAGACTTGGGCGTGGACAAGCCGATTTTCGCCATGGCGTCTTTAAAACGACCACGGTCTTCGGCTTTATCAATCGCGTCTTCGCTTGCGCCAATCAATTCCACATTGTATTTTGCCAACACGCCATTTCGCGCCAAATCAAGGGCGCAGTTGAGCGCGGTTTGTCCGCCCATGGTGGGCAGGATTGCGTCTGGGCGTTCTTTGGCGATGATTTTTTCTACCGTTTGCCACATAATCGGCTCAATGTAGGTAACATCAGCCATATTGGGGTCGGTCATGATGGTGGCAGGATTGGAATTGACCAAGATGACTTTGTAGCCTTCTTCGCGCAGGGCTTTGCAGGCTTGTGCGCCAGAATAGTCAAATTCGCAGGCTTGTCCGATGACGATGGGGCCTGCACCGATGATTAAGATGGATTTAAGGTCGGTTCTTTTGGGCATGGGTTTCTCACTATAAAAATGATTAAGAGAATGTGTGTTTTCTATTTAATTTTTCTACACCTAAAACTTTTTGAAATTCAGATGCTGAATTAAAAACAATAGAATGAATTTCTGTTCCTTTAGGATTTTTAGAAAAGAAATTTTCTCCATATTTCAATAAAAATGGAAAGAAAGTTTGAATATCTTTATTAAATATACTTAAATCTACTCCAATAATTTTACAGAAAGTTTGTATTAACTCTTCATAATTTAAAAAATTATCTGATTTATCTTTATTTTTATCTGAATGATGGGCAACGTATGTATTGCGATAAAGTCTTAGGTCTTGTGTAAAAAAAATCTTACGGAATTCATTTACTGATTTATTAAATTCAGGGAGATGAGTCAAAATTCCTTGCTTTTTTTCAATTAATTCTCCTAATTTAAAAATATTAATAATTAAATTATGAAATGCAACACGAGAAAGAGTTACATATGCATTCAACGACCCTTGTGATGGAGCAAGCACAAGCATTTCATTAGCAATCATTTCTTTATATGGTTTACCTTCTATAAATTGCTCAAGCATATATAGCAAATTGACTGCTGATTGAATTTCAATAGCTGTATATTGAAAATAAAAATACATTTTAAGTAATGTATTCTTGTCTTCTTTAGTTAATACTGATTGTTCATTCATTCTAATTTATCCTTTTTATATTCTATATTTTTAGTTAAATGGAGTATGTACTACACACCGAAAAATCCGATTATTTGAAATTGGTGCGTAGTACGTACCCTATATATTGCCGTCCGCTACTATTTTCAGGCAGCCTGAAAGTTTTGCCCTCTCCCTAACCCTCTCCCACAGGAAAGGGGACTGGGGTGGTTGGTGTATTTCAAGTTACTGCTGATATTGGTATTTCGGGGTTGGCTGAAAATGTTTGATTTCCAACAACCTAAACCCCCTCTCCTGTGGGAGAGGGCTGGGGAGAGGGCAAAACCGCCAATCACCCACATCTTTCCAATTCCTGCGCCACCCGCAAAATTTCCGCAAAAACATCATCAGTTTGCTGCAAAATCTCATGATTCCAAAACCGCAAAACCGTGAATCCCAAAGCATTCAAATATGCCGTGCGCTCTTGGTCATATTCTTGTTGTAAAGCGTGTTGGCTGCCGTCCGCTTCCACAACCAGCTTGGGCTGCGTACAAACAAAATCCACAATATAACCGCCAATCGGTTGCTGACGGCGAAATTTGTAGCCATTCAAACGGTGGGCGCGTAGCCCTTGCCACAAACATTTTTCTGCATCACTCATTTCTTGACGCATATTTTTGGCGCGTTCAATCAAACCTGATTGATTGGAAAAAAGTTTTTCTGTCATAAGAATTATGTTTATTTTCAACTTTCAGGCTGCCTGAAAGTTTTACCCTCTCCCTACCCCTCTCCCACAGGAGAGGGGACTGGGGTGGTTGGTGTACTTCAAGTTGCTGCTGATATTGGTATTTCGGGCTGGCTGAAACTGTTCAATTCCCAATCACCTAAACCCCCTCTCCTGTGGGAGAGCGACTGGGGTGGTTGGTGTATTTTAAGTTGCTGCTGATATTGGTATTTTTGGGCTGACTGAAAATGTTTGATTTCCAACAACCTAAACCCCCTCTCCCTTGGGAGAGGGTTTGGGAGAGGGCAAAACCTACTTCCCCACCCACATCTTCACCGCAAACCCAATAAACATCAACCCAACCATGCCCATTGCCACCGCCGAAGTTTTCACACGTTGGCGGAAAGTTTGCGTGAGCTTGTATCCTGAAAAAACCAAGATATTCAAATAGGTAAAACTGATTAGCTGAACAATCACAGCCAAAATCAAAAATGACAAAGCTGGATTGGGATAAGTCGGCTCCACAAACGGCACAAAAAACGACAGGAAAAACAAAATCGCTTTCGGATTGCTCAAACTCAACATCAGGGCGCGTGTGAATATGCCTTGCGGTGGCGTTTTCAGGCTGCCTGAAACGGCATTTTCATCGTGATTTTGGCTATTTGGTGCAATAAAATGCCATTTTTTCACACCAGCGCGAATCAAATTCCAACCCAAATACGCCAAATACGCGCCACCCAACAGGCGTATGGCGTGAAATAAAGTTGGGTAGAGTTGCAATGCGGTGCCTGCGCCCAACACGGTTGCCAAAATCAACAGCGAATCGCCCAGCAAAATTGCGGCAACCACTTGATATGCCACGCGAATACCGTGCTGGCTGGCAACCGTCAAGCAATACATGGAATTGGGGCCAGGCAACAACACGATGGCAATCGCCCCAATCACATATTGCATTAAATCATTGATACCAAAAAACATATTTTAAAAATCAAGCGGATTTAGCGGTTTTGATGTCGCGCACGAAACGGTCAAACAATTCGCCCAAATCATGAGGGCAGGGGCTGGCTTCGGGGTGTCCTTGGAAACTGAATGCGGGTTGATTGGTCAATTCAATGCCTTGCACCGTGCCGTCAAACAGCGAACGGTGGGTTACGCGCACGTTTTCAGGCAGGCTGTTTTCATCTACTTGGAAACCGTGATTTTGACTGGTAATCAATACCTTACCGCTATCCAATTCTTGCACAGGGTGGTTCGCGCCATGGTGTCCGAATGGCATTTTGCTGGTTTTGCCGCCAGCAGCCAAACCCAATAATTGATGCCCCAAACAAATGCCGAATAGGGGTTTTTTGGTTTGCAAAATTTCTTTAATTGCTTCAATGGCATAATCGCAAGGTTCGGGGTCGCCCGGACCGTTGGATAAAAATACGCCATCGGGATTGGCTGCCAAAACGTAGGCGGCTGGCGTTTGTGCTGGAAACACGGTTAAGCGGCAACCGCGTTGCGCCAACATACGCAAAATATTGGTTTTAATGCCGAAATCGTACACGGCAACGTGGTAAGGCGTTTCAGGCTGCCTGAAACCTTGTCCCAAAGCCCATTCGCCTTCTGTCCATTCGTAAGGTTTTGAACAGCTTACTTCTTTTGCCAAATCTTTGCCTGCCATGCTGCCAAATTCGGCGATGAGTTTTTGGGCTTGCTCAACGGTGGCGTGTTCGCCTGTTAAAATTGCGCCTGTTTGTGCGCCTTTGTCGCGCAAAATCCGCGTTAAACGGCGCGTGTCAATGTCGGCAATGGCAACGGTTTGATTTTCAATCAAATAATCTTGCAAACTTTGTTCTGCACGAAAATTGCTGTGCAATAAGGGGAAATCGCGGATAATCAAACCTGCGGCGCGGATTTGTTGGCTTTCGGTGTCTTCGCGGTTGGTGCCTGTGTTGCCGATGTGGGGGTAGGTTAAGGTAACGATTTGTCCTGTGTAGGAGGTGTCGGTCAAAATTTCTTGATAGCCTGTCATGGCGGTGTTGAACACCACTTCGCCTACGGTTTGACCTTGATAACCGATTGATGTACCGTGAAAAATGCTGCCGTCAGCGAGAACCAAAATTGCAGGAATAGACATGATGAAAACACTCCGAAAACGAATAATTGACAAATTTTATTTAAAAAAAAACACGCGCCACAGTTTGAAATCTGTGTAACGTGCTTTCTTGTGTATGGCTGGGCATTGCGCCGTCTGTGAAAGCAAGCTATTCTAAACGAAAAAAAATGTTCATTCAAGTCTTGACACAATTTCACATAAACATTTTTCAGGCTGCCTGAAAAGCGATTTCACGCAATACGCTGGCGCATTTGTTCAAATAAACAAACACTTGCCGCCATTGCCACATTCAACGATTCGGTTGCCCCCAACATCGGAATTTGCACACAAACATCGGCTTGCGCCAACAACTCGGGCGATACCCCTGCCCCTTCATTGCCAAAAATCCACGCATTGCCTGTTTCATTTTCCTTTAAATTCAAATGGTAAAGCGATTGACTTTGCGCGTTCAAAGCGGTAATCAACACCCTGCCCCGATACGTTTTGCGCCACGCCAACAAATCCACATCTTCATGAATTTGCAATAAAAAATGCGCCCCCATTGCCGCGCGTAACACTTTGGGCGACCACACGTCCACACAATCACGGCTCAAAATCACGCGCCCTACGCCTGCTGCGGCTGCGCTGCGTAAAATCGTGCCCAAATTGCCTGCGTCTTGCACGCGCTCCAAAACCACGCAATCGCCCACATGAGCTGGCGATGGGTTTTCAGGCAGCCTGAAAACGGTGGTCAGCGTTTCGCCATGGGTTAAGCTGTTGATTTTGCTTAATGCGCTTGTGGCAAGCAGCGTGATTTTGTGTTCAGGCAGCCTGCCGAGCAAATTTTGCGTTTCGCTTTCGTGCCAACGGCTTTCTGGCACAAACACCTGTTCAGGCTGCTGATTTTGTTGCAGAAAAGTTTCCAGCAAATGCGTGCCTTCCAGCACGGCAAGGCGATGTTTGCGGCGTTCTTTGGCGGAATCCAGCAATTTTGCCAATGATTTTAGGGTTTCATTTTGGGGGGATTGGATTTGTTTCATGTTTTTATTTTCATGTAAATTGTGGGGGCGTCCCCCCCACTTTTTCAATAATTTGGCAATTTGGTGCGCGATACGCACCCCACAAAATCGTGTTTTCAGGCAGCCAAAAAACAATCTGGCTGCCTGAAAACATTTTACGCTAATGCGAGCTTGGGATAGTAACTTTTGATGTACCAGCAAACCAGCCCTCTCTCCCCATGGGAGAGAGTTGGAGAGAGGGTCAGTCGGGCGGAGAACCCTCTCCCTAACCCTCTCCCACGGGAGAGGGGACAAGATTACTTAAATTTATCAATAACTTTCACTCCAAACTTACACTACATCATACATTTTCACTGTCGCTGTGATTTGCCACCAAAGGCGCGTTCAAATTTTGCGTCAAACCATTGATGTCGCCACCTTGCAAGCCGATTTCACGCAACAGGCTGTCCACAAGTGGGGCTTGGCTGCGGTAACGCAATGCGCTATTGACCATTTGGTCGGCTAAATTGCCCGATTGTGGCGCATTTTCCGCGTTCAGGCTGCCTGAACCGTTGCCGCCAAATCCACCCAAACCATTCACTTGCAAAATTTTGATGTCGTCAATGTTTTCCATTGGGCGCACGCTTTCACGAATGATATCAGGCAAATGGCGCAACAAAGCCAAACGAATTTGCATTTCAATTTGTTCCACGCTCAACACATTGGCGGCTTCGTTTACCGCGCGTGTGCCTTCTGCGTCCACTTTGTATTGTTGCTCTTGCGCTTGGGCAAGCAGCATTTTTGCGTCTGCCTCGCCTTTGGCTTGCAAGCGCAGTTGTTCCGCTTCGGCTTCGGCTGCAATGCGTACCGCTTCGGCACGGTCTTGCGCGGCTTGTTTTTCGGCTTCGGCTGCAAAGGTAATGGCAATCGCCTCTTTTTCTGCCGCTTCTTTGGCAGAAATCAATTCCACCGCTTTGGCGCGTTCGGCACGTTCGGTTTCGCGCACGGTAATCACGCTTTCTTCTTCGCGCACGGCTGCGGCACGGGCTTTGTCGGCTTGCGCTTTGGCTTCGCTTTCAGCTCGTGATTTTTCGGCTACGGCAATGGCGCGTTCTTGTTCAGCCAGCTCAATGGTTTTGCGGCGTTCCACTTCCGCTTGTTCAATGGCTTGGGCTTTGCGAATGTCTTCGTTGCGAATATCGCGTTCTGCCATAATGCGTTTCAAATCCACTTCGCGTTCGGCAGCAATTTTGGCTTCTTCGGCTTCGCGTTTTTTGGCGGCTTCTTGCTCGGCAATATTGGCTTCTTGCTCGGCACGGCGAATGGCGATTTCACGCGCTTGTTCCAATTTGGCGTATTCTTCTTCGCGTTGTAATTGCAAGCGTTGGCGTTCGGCTTCCAAATTTTTGCTGCGGATTGCCAAATCGGTGTCTTGTTCAATGTCGTTGCGTTTTTTCTTGCGCGATTCGGTGGTTTCGGTCAGGCGCGTTAAACCTTCTGCGTCAAAGGCATTTTCGGGATTGAAAAAGTCTATGCTGGTTTGGTCAAGCCCTGTTAATGACACGGTTTCCAATTCCAAGCCGTTTTTGTACAAATCTTCTGATACAACTTGTTGTACTTTTTGCACAAAATCAACGCGCTTTTCGTGGAGTTGGTCCATCGTCATTTCGGCAGCAACGGCACGAAGTGCGTCCACAAATTTGCCTTCTACCAATTCTTTGAGCAAATCGGGCTGGCTGGTTTTTTCGCCCAAAGTTTGTGCGGCAATGGCAATGCTTTCCATGGTTGGCTTAACGCGCACATAAAATTCGGCAATCACATCAACGCGCATTCGGTCGTTGGTAATCAGGGCTTGGGCGGCTTCGCGGCGCACTTCAAGGCGATGGGTTTCCATGCCCACCCAAGTGGTGTCGTGCAAAATGGGCAACACCAGCGCACCGCCATTCATAATCACTTTTTCGCCGCCAAAACCTGTACGCACAAAAGAGCGTTGC is a genomic window containing:
- a CDS encoding flotillin family protein, whose protein sequence is MISIVVIAIAALAGLGILGLIFTRLYQRATKQRSFVRTGFGGEKVIMNGGALVLPILHDTTWVGMETHRLEVRREAAQALITNDRMRVDVIAEFYVRVKPTMESIAIAAQTLGEKTSQPDLLKELVEGKFVDALRAVAAEMTMDQLHEKRVDFVQKVQQVVSEDLYKNGLELETVSLTGLDQTSIDFFNPENAFDAEGLTRLTETTESRKKKRNDIEQDTDLAIRSKNLEAERQRLQLQREEEYAKLEQAREIAIRRAEQEANIAEQEAAKKREAEEAKIAAEREVDLKRIMAERDIRNEDIRKAQAIEQAEVERRKTIELAEQERAIAVAEKSRAESEAKAQADKARAAAVREEESVITVRETERAERAKAVELISAKEAAEKEAIAITFAAEAEKQAAQDRAEAVRIAAEAEAEQLRLQAKGEADAKMLLAQAQEQQYKVDAEGTRAVNEAANVLSVEQIEMQIRLALLRHLPDIIRESVRPMENIDDIKILQVNGLGGFGGNGSGSLNAENAPQSGNLADQMVNSALRYRSQAPLVDSLLREIGLQGGDINGLTQNLNAPLVANHSDSENV